A region of the Cryptococcus deuterogattii R265 chromosome 1, complete sequence genome:
GATTTCAAGAATATTTTCTGGTGCTGGCTTCTAGATGTGAAACTGCGTATAATCTATGTCGTAGTCTGGCTTTGCATGCAAACGATTTGAGGTATGACTTGATTTCCATTCACTGTACGGGCGCAGGATTGTCGGTAGTTGAGGCTGATCTCCTCGCTGCCGAAGCGCCACGTTGATAACAACAGATGGACATCCCCGAGTATTTCCGCTAGTACGTAACAGCCATCTTATCTACTTGTTTTTCGTTTGGGCCGCGCCGGGCCGATCCTAGTCTTCCGCGCACTTTTGTCGCCACTGAGAATAGAtctgccgctgctgctggggCCAGCGTCCGGATATATCTTTGCGCCCACCAAGATGGAAGCTTTCATGTTCTGTGAGGATGACGACAACGATGCATCATATGCTCATGGACAGCCAAGACAGTTAAACAGACCGCCAACGGGACAATTCACGCCGGCGCATTTTTCATCGGCATAGTTCTTCGGGCCAAAATTAGATTGCTTATCAGGTGACTCGTTCTTATCAGCTGGCCGCCATAGACGCATTTGGGCTTGACGAGTgagctcctcctcccgccAATCAGCACCAGCGATTGACGATTTGATATGTATCCCAATCAAAATGGTGGCACTCCCGCTAACTATAATCTCACTCAGCTATCACTCCCATCAGCTCATATCCATCCTTAACggctctctcttccttcactcTGCGTAACCTTCCGACGCGATGCTTTCCAACCAAGGGAAGATCCAGCCCTTCAAATGTGCTGTATGTTCGAGGCGCTTCACTCGAATGGTATGTCCTCATTGTGCCTACCAATCAACATCTCTTAGTATGTCACTCACATATCGTTGAAGGAGAACCTGAAGCGCCATTCAAAACTACACGACGACACAAGCGAAAGGCCAACCTTTCCCTGCAACCGGTGCACGGCCACATTTTCCCGAGCAGACCTTAGAAGACGACACCTCGCAAGTAAacatgaagatgaagaagagaagagtacGAGTGGTAGTCCGAAGGAACCATCTATCTCAAGTGGTGTGAACGAGAGTCACGAAAGGCGAGAGAGTGTGCCTGTTAGGAAACTCTCTCCTATCATCACTTCTCAGCCCATTCCTATAATATCTCCGCGGCCACTATCTTCTGCTCTTGAAGCAGCCCTCACGTTTGACTTTGGTGTCAATGAGCCCTCATCAAATGCTGCATGGAACTCCACGCAGGGGGTCGATAACTCTCCTTCGCGATACACCTCACAATCCCAAACCTCGGCCTCTTCAGTTCCCAATTACCATGCCCATTCTTCCACAGGCAGAATCAGCATGACTTCTGGTGATATTCATGCTCGATTGTCGCAGTCTCCTCTatcttccattcctccatccGTCGAAGAAGCCATTCAAAATCCTACGTTCATCTTTACGTCACTTGaatctttcttctctcatgCTGCCCATATatttcccttcatccatcgATCTACGTTCGACGCCCGATCATGTCACCCAAGCTTATTATTTGGGATGATGTGTATTGGGCTGCATATGACAGGAGAAGACAATGGAAGTGTTGACCAACAGAGAGCACTCTACTGCTACAAGGCGGGCCTGAGGGCTTTGGATGGAGTGATGGAGATTACACAAGCAAAGTCTACAGACACGTTGACGATCATTCAAGCACATCTGCTTTTGGAGATGTACGCGATAATGGCACTGTGTGGGAGCTATACTACACAAGGACTACGATTACACTCGCAATGCGTCGAGGTAAGCCTCTCTTGTCCAGAACACTCGGTTCCTCCTAACATTCGTCTAGCTCTCTCGAAAAGCAGGTCTGATGGAATCGTACCCTACCCATGCGTCCGTCACCCAAGACCTTGACTCACTCTGGCGTCAATTCGTCCGCGCGGAATCCCACAAACGTACTCTGTACGCCCTTTACGGATTCGATTCTGCTTGGTACCATTTCCTCTCTCGACCGCGTTGCCTTTCCCACCTCGAAATCAAACACGAGCTTCCATGCGGCGACGACCTCTGGAACGCTTGTACACCCACTGAATGGGCCCATCGTTCCCTTGTTGCATCTTCTGCTTGTTCTAGCGGCGGCAACTCTTCAAAGAGGATGCGATTCCTCGACATGGTTCGTACTGCCTTTGTAAACCAGGTGGAAGACCCTTTGCCTCTCCCACTTGACTCGACAGGAGCATCACTCATGACTCACTTTGTTCTGGCTTCTGTCAGAGAAATGACAGGATGGACGACCATGACCGGGCGCTCTTGCTTTGAGCGCTTTGAAGCACTCCTCGCGTCAATGGTAAGATTGGAACCGTTGGTGACTGTGCAAGATGCGAAGATGGAGACGCCTGCGAGTGCGGCGGCGGAAGCGACTTGGAGGATGAGTATGATTGAGTTACTGTTATGGTCCCAAAGCCATACAGGGGGCCTGGTCGAAGATTCCATTGATGCAGCTCTGGCAGCAATGTAGGTTCTTTCCAGAAGATCTATGATGTCCTTGCTGATTTATCGTGTCTAGAACGACATTGGGCGTCAATAATCCTATCGAACTTACTACTCAGATCATTCAATCAGTCGAACAGCACATCACATGGTTCCTCCTCTACCTTCAACGCACGTCTTTTcccacctctccctctcttcaaTCGGAATCACCATTACTTACATTCTACCTCTTTAAGGCGACCATTATTGCTTGGCAGATTGtgaaaagtggaggatCGAGTCCGTTGGAAGTGGTgggagtggaggatgaagaagggttgttaagttggatgaaggagatgtttAGGGTGCGCGAAAAGTGGGGGATAGGGCGTTGTGCAATGAGATGTCTCGGAAATCTGCAGGCGCAGAATGTGTTGTAATAATGTTTTTGAGATTAATATTTTTAGTGTCCTAATATGCAGTCCCCAGTTGTATTCCTACCCTAGCTTCTTCAATAGATATTAAGACTCGTGCTTGGTAAAATCTCCCAGCTACACCATTTCATATTATATTGCGGTGTTATCTCACGACAATGATCAGCGATCGAATATCCGAGGTCTCGAATGCATCAACTTCAGCAATGGTGCCGCAAACCGCAACGGAGAGTTAAAGGAACAAACATGCATAAGATGCAAGCACAGGAGTTATTCCCGTTTCACAACGTTTTTCCACAGCTAAACAAAAGATACAAATACAATACCCTATCAACCATATTTACACAGGCAAAAGGACCTTAACACCCATATACTCCCTGGTCTGCATGAGTTTGCcgttgatgatgacctgATCAGCGCCAACCCTGTTACGCTCGGTGTCGGTAGGGTCGGTGGCCTCTGCAATCTGGATTTCTCGCCACTGTCGGTTGGTGGGCACCTGCCATAGTCACATCAGCTTTTGTTATATCTCAAAACGAGCAGGAAGTAAGAAAATTTACAGGCACACCGAGGTCCATCACCCTCTTGAACTCCTTGTACACACCCTGCTCTTCGATACAACCCCCCCGCTTGATCAGGGGTGATTCAGCGGCAGGAGTCATTCGAAGATCACCGACGCTGCTGTTGAACAAGACGAGAGAGAGTCGTTCAGTCTGGAGTTGGTCCTAGAGATTACCACTTAGCGAAGGCAAAATGTTATGATAAGAGGCAGGACCTACGGCAGGAGGTTTGTAGACTCTGTGTCTGGTAGCCTTGAAGTGTCCACCAGATACGATTTCCAAAGTTTCACCAATGTTGATAACCAAAGACCCAGGGTTGTAAGGCACATAGTACCACTGCTCATCTTTACCCCAGATTTGGAGACAAGAGACGGGTAcagagaagagcaaagtGGTGAGGCCAAAGTCAGTGTGGCCGTGCATACGGAGACCTTTGGAAGCTTCTTCGGTGGATTTTTCGACAGGTCGGAAGAGAGCATGGCGGAAGTAGCCTTCACCGGTGGGGGAGCCGTGGGACTGGACATTGTTCCAGAGGTAATCATCGTCGAGCTCGAGGACTCgggagaaaagagtgagTAGACGACGGTTAACCGAGCCGGTGAGATACTAATCAGGGCCCGTTAGTAAAATAATCATGGCATGATGAAGGGACTAAACATACCTCAGCGAAAGCTCTAATTTCGTCCATGAAGGGGTGGAGACACTTGGGCACACGGTTGATATCTTCCCACTCGGCGGTGTACCAGTTAAATTGCTCAATACCGTCCTTAACGCCCTTGTGACGCTAAAGTACAATTACTTAGTTTTATTCCACATAGCAGAGGCAAACAAAATATAGCAAAAAAAATTATGCTCACCTTGAAACCGTAGGGATGCTTGTACCCAGCCCAACGACCTGTGTcagggtggaagaggagagcttccttgtcttcttcggtAATGTTGTCGTAGAGATATTGAGCAAGTGCAAACTGTCGATGAAGCTAGAGTGCAGCCGTCAGTTTTGAAATAGTGGTATGCGAACTGAACCAAATCTTACTTGTTCGAGGGAAACACCGTAGTCCTCAAGGAACAGGAATCCATCCTCCCTAATCGCCGTCTTCACTTGTTGCACGAGGCTATCAACGACGGCGGGATCATCAGAGTCCATCAAGGACAATTTGATGCTGCTAAGTTTGGCGAAGTTGTGAGTCTCCTTAGTgacaggagg
Encoded here:
- a CDS encoding early growth response protein 1 gives rise to the protein MLSNQGKIQPFKCAVCSRRFTRMENLKRHSKLHDDTSERPTFPCNRCTATFSRADLRRRHLASKHEDEEEKSTSGSPKEPSISSGVNESHERRESVPVRKLSPIITSQPIPIISPRPLSSALEAALTFDFGVNEPSSNAAWNSTQGVDNSPSRYTSQSQTSASSVPNYHAHSSTGRISMTSGDIHARLSQSPLSSIPPSVEEAIQNPTFIFTSLESFFSHAAHIFPFIHRSTFDARSCHPSLLFGMMCIGLHMTGEDNGSVDQQRALYCYKAGLRALDGVMEITQAKSTDTLTIIQAHLLLEMYAIMALCGSYTTQGLRLHSQCVELSRKAGLMESYPTHASVTQDLDSLWRQFVRAESHKRTLYALYGFDSAWYHFLSRPRCLSHLEIKHELPCGDDLWNACTPTEWAHRSLVASSACSSGGNSSKRMRFLDMVRTAFVNQVEDPLPLPLDSTGASLMTHFVLASVREMTGWTTMTGRSCFERFEALLASMVRLEPLVTVQDAKMETPASAAAEATWRMSMIELLLWSQSHTGGLVEDSIDAALAAITTLGVNNPIELTTQIIQSVEQHITWFLLYLQRTSFPTSPSLQSESPLLTFYLFKATIIAWQIVKSGGSSPLEVVGVEDEEGLLSWMKEMFRVREKWGIGRCAMRCLGNLQAQNVL
- a CDS encoding flavonol synthase, with protein sequence MPATSAFDPPAADLPGKPYVRPWIPPPVTKETHNFAKLSSIKLSLMDSDDPAVVDSLVQQVKTAIREDGFLFLEDYGVSLEQLHRQFALAQYLYDNITEEDKEALLFHPDTGRWAGYKHPYGFKRHKGVKDGIEQFNWYTAEWEDINRVPKCLHPFMDEIRAFAEYLTGSVNRRLLTLFSRVLELDDDYLWNNVQSHGSPTGEGYFRHALFRPVEKSTEEASKGLRMHGHTDFGLTTLLFSVPVSCLQIWGKDEQWYYVPYNPGSLVINIGETLEIVSGGHFKATRHRVYKPPADQLQTERLSLVLFNSSVGDLRMTPAAESPLIKRGGCIEEQGVYKEFKRVMDLGVPVPTNRQWREIQIAEATDPTDTERNRVGADQVIINGKLMQTREYMGVKVLLPV